A stretch of Metabacillus sp. FJAT-52054 DNA encodes these proteins:
- a CDS encoding transcription repressor NadR, with translation MTSKVYGEERRQQILQLLKTSPVPQTGSGLAKKMNVSRQVIVQDISLLKAKSEPIIATSQGYIYMQSQTPAKNAERLIACLHSPEQTAEEMRVIVDHGAAIKDVSVEHPVYGDLTASIMVHNRKEVAEFIEKITSSQSFYLSQLTEGVHMHTIAADSESVLDDVCQALNDKGFLIKDE, from the coding sequence TTGACCTCTAAAGTTTATGGAGAAGAAAGAAGACAGCAGATCCTGCAGCTGCTGAAAACAAGTCCTGTCCCTCAGACAGGAAGCGGCCTAGCCAAAAAAATGAATGTTAGCCGGCAGGTGATTGTTCAGGATATTTCATTATTGAAGGCAAAGTCTGAACCGATTATCGCAACAAGCCAAGGGTATATTTATATGCAATCGCAAACCCCTGCTAAAAATGCAGAGCGTTTAATTGCCTGCTTGCATAGCCCAGAACAAACTGCCGAAGAGATGAGGGTCATCGTGGATCATGGAGCAGCAATAAAGGATGTGTCGGTAGAGCATCCCGTATACGGGGATCTTACAGCTTCGATCATGGTTCACAATCGTAAGGAAGTAGCAGAGTTTATTGAAAAAATAACATCCAGCCAGTCCTTCTATCTCTCCCAGCTAACAGAAGGCGTGCATATGCATACGATCGCTGCGGATTCGGAATCTGTATTGGATGATGTTTGCCAGGCTTTAAATGATAAGGGGTTTTTAATAAAGGATGAGTAA
- the rplU gene encoding 50S ribosomal protein L21, whose protein sequence is MYAIIETGGKQIKVAEGQAVYIEKVAGELGETVTFDKVLFVGGDDVKVGSPLVSGATVTAKVEKQGRAKKLVVFKYKAKKNQKKKQGHRQPYTKVVIEKINA, encoded by the coding sequence ATGTACGCAATTATTGAAACTGGCGGAAAGCAAATTAAAGTAGCAGAAGGCCAAGCAGTCTACATTGAAAAAGTGGCAGGCGAGCTAGGTGAAACTGTTACATTTGACAAAGTTTTATTCGTAGGCGGCGACGACGTTAAAGTTGGAAGCCCTCTAGTATCCGGAGCAACCGTTACAGCTAAAGTTGAAAAACAAGGCCGTGCGAAAAAATTGGTTGTTTTCAAATACAAAGCGAAGAAAAACCAGAAGAAAAAGCAAGGTCATCGTCAGCCATACACAAAAGTTGTTATTGAAAAAATCAACGCGTAA
- a CDS encoding Spo0B C-terminal domain-containing protein gives MTKGSKNWNMVDVISHYRHDWMNRLQLIKGNLSLEKYERVNEIMEEIIIEAQQESRLCNLKAPELAGNLISFGWERHLFSIEYEIVGDTFHLDSLDRNLSAWCKDFFALLDQCAGDRCENQLVLTIEMSEELGQVRFFLDFHGMLNDMQSLHTYFMKLPDHQLSELTITAEEFTAAVIFYTK, from the coding sequence ATGACTAAAGGTAGCAAAAACTGGAATATGGTTGATGTCATTAGCCACTACCGGCATGACTGGATGAACCGGCTGCAGCTGATTAAGGGCAACCTGTCTCTTGAAAAATATGAACGAGTAAATGAGATTATGGAAGAAATTATTATTGAAGCCCAGCAGGAGTCCAGGCTCTGCAATCTTAAGGCTCCAGAATTGGCTGGAAATTTAATCAGCTTTGGCTGGGAGCGCCACTTATTTTCAATAGAGTATGAAATTGTCGGGGATACATTTCATCTGGACAGTCTCGATCGAAACTTGAGCGCCTGGTGCAAAGACTTTTTTGCGCTGCTGGATCAGTGTGCTGGTGACAGATGTGAAAATCAGCTCGTGCTTACGATTGAGATGTCGGAAGAATTGGGACAGGTCCGTTTCTTTTTAGATTTTCATGGCATGCTAAATGATATGCAGAGCTTGCATACATACTTCATGAAGCTGCCCGATCATCAACTCTCAGAACTAACGATAACAGCTGAAGAATTTACGGCGGCTGTCATTTTCTATACGAAGTAA
- a CDS encoding IscS subfamily cysteine desulfurase — translation MIYFDYAATAPMSEQALEAYIKAAQTVYGNSQSLHEEGGRAAEWLSASRKKIAFLLGGTEEGLYFTGSGSEANVLALTSLLNGADPNKKEIVMGGMEHASIRTYLHDLTNKGYVIKEAEPGTGGMIGWSEVEPLVSERTALITVQHANSETGIMHNIKEIAVHAQKNEILFHSDCVQTFGKVPILAEEWGISSVTVSAHKIHGPKGMGASYISPKVAWKPAINGTAHENGFRPGTVDVPGTVSFAVAAMETVKEMDREQMKMREYRKRLVSFIEEKNIGMTIEAMDEKFQLPAIIGCLLSHTEGQYAMLACSQNGVALSTGSACHSGMTKPSQALLALGISEEQAHCFIRISPGRGTEDSHFERLESILEKYCKRAAERMEYY, via the coding sequence TTGATTTATTTCGATTATGCAGCCACTGCCCCAATGAGCGAGCAAGCGCTTGAAGCCTATATCAAAGCTGCTCAAACGGTTTACGGAAACAGCCAAAGTCTCCATGAAGAAGGCGGACGGGCAGCTGAGTGGCTCTCAGCATCAAGGAAGAAAATTGCTTTTTTGCTTGGCGGGACAGAAGAAGGCCTTTATTTTACCGGAAGCGGAAGCGAAGCCAACGTACTGGCATTAACGTCCCTCCTTAATGGAGCGGACCCAAATAAAAAGGAAATCGTTATGGGAGGTATGGAGCACGCCTCTATAAGAACATACCTTCATGACTTAACAAATAAAGGCTATGTGATTAAAGAGGCTGAGCCCGGTACCGGGGGAATGATTGGATGGAGCGAGGTCGAACCGCTTGTTTCAGAACGGACAGCATTGATTACGGTCCAGCATGCAAATTCTGAAACAGGGATCATGCACAATATAAAAGAAATTGCGGTGCATGCACAAAAAAATGAGATTTTATTTCACTCCGACTGCGTTCAGACTTTTGGAAAGGTACCGATTTTGGCCGAGGAATGGGGAATCAGCTCGGTAACCGTTTCAGCCCATAAAATTCACGGACCAAAAGGAATGGGTGCATCGTATATTTCGCCAAAAGTGGCGTGGAAGCCGGCCATTAATGGAACGGCCCACGAAAATGGATTCCGTCCAGGCACTGTTGATGTTCCGGGTACTGTTTCCTTTGCCGTTGCAGCAATGGAAACGGTAAAAGAAATGGACAGAGAACAGATGAAAATGAGAGAATACAGGAAGCGTTTAGTATCCTTTATTGAGGAGAAAAATATTGGAATGACCATTGAGGCAATGGATGAGAAATTTCAGCTCCCGGCAATTATCGGGTGCCTGTTATCCCATACGGAAGGCCAATATGCCATGCTTGCATGCAGCCAAAACGGGGTGGCACTATCAACAGGCAGTGCCTGTCACTCGGGAATGACGAAGCCTTCTCAAGCTCTGCTCGCTCTTGGCATATCAGAGGAACAAGCTCATTGCTTTATTCGAATTTCTCCGGGCAGAGGAACGGAAGATTCCCACTTTGAACGGCTGGAATCGATTCTAGAGAAGTATTGTAAGAGAGCAGCAGAAAGGATGGAGTACTATTGA
- a CDS encoding M23 family metallopeptidase, with the protein MSRRADEIRKRMAKRKKAKPSAEKAEIPVTWNKEAVIEEEEKYTGIIHSYEGGPDTLNETGHPLFKPQIFLFKLFLSACLVLAMAVMFKDHSPKLDSIRSTVEASLQQEFQFAAVSSWYQKQFGHPLALFQADEISLDPPAASKGEYAVPASGKVTENFQVNGQGVLIETDRETVDAIDEGVVVEAGEKPDTGLTVVLQHADGSESWYGNLEKVDVSLYDTVVTGKELGTIKVNENKKGTYYFAIKKGDNFIDPKQVIPFD; encoded by the coding sequence ATGTCCAGAAGGGCCGACGAAATCAGAAAGCGGATGGCAAAAAGAAAAAAGGCAAAACCTTCTGCGGAAAAAGCAGAAATTCCGGTAACGTGGAATAAAGAGGCTGTGATTGAAGAAGAAGAGAAGTATACAGGGATTATTCATTCGTATGAGGGAGGACCTGACACCCTTAATGAAACGGGACACCCGCTGTTTAAACCCCAGATTTTCCTCTTCAAACTGTTTCTTTCAGCCTGTTTGGTCCTCGCTATGGCAGTGATGTTTAAAGATCATAGTCCAAAGCTAGATTCAATCCGAAGTACGGTTGAAGCTTCTCTCCAGCAAGAATTCCAATTTGCTGCAGTATCCTCCTGGTATCAAAAGCAATTCGGTCATCCGTTAGCCTTGTTTCAGGCAGATGAGATTTCCCTTGATCCTCCTGCTGCCTCAAAGGGGGAATATGCTGTTCCTGCTTCAGGGAAGGTCACTGAAAACTTTCAGGTAAATGGGCAAGGGGTTCTGATTGAGACCGATCGTGAGACCGTGGATGCGATTGATGAAGGGGTCGTCGTTGAAGCGGGAGAAAAACCGGATACAGGTCTTACGGTTGTCCTTCAGCATGCAGATGGAAGCGAATCATGGTATGGAAATTTGGAAAAAGTGGATGTGTCTCTTTATGACACAGTGGTCACAGGGAAAGAACTTGGCACCATTAAAGTAAATGAAAATAAAAAAGGGACGTACTATTTTGCGATAAAAAAGGGAGATAATTTTATCGACCCGAAACAGGTGATTCCTTTTGATTAA
- the obgE gene encoding GTPase ObgE, with the protein MFVDQVKIYVKGGDGGNGMVAYRREKYVPDGGPAGGDGGKGANVIFEVEEGLRTLMDFRYQRHFKAERGEHGMSKNMHGRNAEQMIVKVPPGTVVMDDDTKQVIADLTEHGQQAIIARGGRGGRGNTRFATPSNPAPEIAENGEPGQERYIVMELKLLADVGLVGFPSVGKSTLLSVVSAAKPKIADYHFTTLAPNLGMVETQDGRSFVMADLPGLIEGAHEGIGLGHQFLRHIERTRVIVHVIDMSGLEGRDPYEDYLTINDELKQYNLRLTERPQIIVANKMDMPDSEENLKIFKEKLQDDYPVFAVSAATRDGIRDLLFKIADTLENTPEFPLYEDEEDPGVHRVVYTLEEEETPFIITRDSAGIFDVTGEKVERLFKMTDFSREESVRRFARQLRTMGVDDALRKKGAKDGDIVRLLEFEFEFVD; encoded by the coding sequence ATGTTTGTGGATCAGGTCAAGATTTATGTAAAAGGCGGCGACGGAGGCAATGGAATGGTTGCGTATCGCCGTGAAAAATATGTTCCGGACGGAGGACCCGCCGGCGGTGACGGAGGCAAGGGAGCAAACGTCATTTTTGAGGTGGAAGAAGGCTTAAGAACCCTGATGGATTTCCGTTATCAGCGTCATTTTAAAGCGGAACGCGGGGAGCATGGCATGTCTAAAAACATGCATGGCCGAAATGCGGAGCAAATGATTGTAAAAGTTCCGCCTGGCACCGTGGTTATGGATGACGATACGAAACAGGTCATAGCCGATTTAACTGAGCACGGCCAGCAGGCAATCATTGCAAGAGGAGGAAGAGGCGGACGCGGTAATACCCGCTTTGCTACACCTTCCAATCCGGCACCTGAGATTGCCGAAAACGGAGAGCCGGGTCAGGAGCGCTACATCGTGATGGAGCTTAAGCTCCTTGCAGATGTTGGACTTGTCGGTTTCCCGAGTGTTGGTAAATCCACACTTCTATCCGTTGTATCAGCGGCAAAGCCAAAGATTGCCGATTACCATTTCACAACGCTTGCTCCAAACCTTGGAATGGTTGAGACTCAGGATGGACGCAGCTTTGTTATGGCGGATCTTCCAGGCTTAATTGAAGGAGCACATGAAGGAATCGGTTTAGGGCATCAGTTCCTAAGACATATTGAAAGAACAAGAGTCATTGTTCATGTGATTGATATGTCCGGCCTTGAAGGGCGTGATCCTTATGAGGATTACTTGACAATTAATGATGAACTGAAGCAGTACAATCTGCGTTTGACAGAGCGTCCTCAAATTATTGTGGCAAACAAAATGGATATGCCGGATTCAGAAGAAAACCTAAAAATCTTTAAAGAAAAGCTCCAAGATGATTATCCAGTGTTTGCTGTTTCAGCAGCTACAAGAGATGGAATCCGCGATCTGCTGTTTAAAATTGCAGACACACTTGAGAATACACCGGAATTCCCGCTTTATGAAGATGAAGAAGATCCGGGTGTTCACCGTGTAGTTTATACACTTGAAGAAGAAGAAACACCATTTATCATTACAAGAGACAGTGCGGGAATTTTTGACGTTACCGGAGAAAAAGTCGAACGTCTCTTTAAGATGACGGACTTCAGCAGAGAAGAATCTGTCCGCCGCTTTGCGCGCCAGCTGCGTACGATGGGCGTAGATGATGCTCTTCGCAAAAAAGGAGCCAAAGACGGAGATATCGTCAGACTTCTTGAGTTCGAATTTGAATTTGTTGATTAA
- the pheA gene encoding prephenate dehydratase produces MSYRIGFLGPKATFTHLAVSKFFHEQIEQIPYATIPACMDAVAVGDVDFSIVPLENAIEGSVNLTVDYLVHEQPLHIVGELVVPINQHFMVHPDRESSWQQVDKIVSHSHAIAQCHRYLHNEFPLAEHSYAASTGAAAQFVSTHPGENAGVIANEMAAEVYGLSIVKRDIHDYHYNHTLFAILHPSASEKPPTLPGYEGKDKTTIMVTLPSNQSGTLHQVLSAFAWRKLNMSKIESRPMKTGLGNYFFLIDLEHAMDSVLIPGAVNELEALGCGVKVLGSYKAFYA; encoded by the coding sequence TTGAGTTATCGTATTGGATTTTTAGGACCTAAAGCAACATTTACCCATTTGGCCGTTTCGAAGTTTTTTCATGAACAGATTGAGCAGATTCCATATGCCACCATTCCGGCTTGTATGGATGCCGTGGCTGTGGGAGATGTGGACTTCTCGATTGTTCCTCTTGAAAATGCAATTGAAGGCTCCGTGAATTTAACGGTCGACTACCTCGTTCATGAACAGCCGCTTCATATTGTAGGGGAATTGGTCGTCCCTATAAATCAGCATTTTATGGTGCATCCTGACCGTGAATCTTCATGGCAGCAGGTAGACAAGATTGTATCTCATTCTCATGCAATTGCGCAATGTCACCGGTATTTGCATAACGAATTTCCGCTGGCAGAGCATTCTTATGCAGCTTCGACAGGGGCGGCTGCTCAATTTGTAAGCACTCATCCTGGAGAAAATGCAGGAGTTATTGCGAATGAAATGGCGGCAGAGGTTTATGGACTGTCCATTGTGAAGCGGGACATCCATGATTATCATTACAACCATACATTGTTCGCTATTTTGCATCCATCTGCGTCCGAGAAGCCTCCAACCTTGCCTGGTTATGAAGGTAAGGATAAAACCACCATTATGGTCACGCTTCCTTCAAACCAGTCAGGTACGCTTCACCAGGTGCTCTCCGCGTTTGCGTGGAGAAAACTGAATATGTCCAAAATTGAATCAAGGCCGATGAAGACCGGACTAGGAAACTATTTTTTCCTTATAGATTTGGAGCACGCCATGGACAGCGTTTTAATTCCCGGTGCTGTAAATGAGCTGGAGGCGCTTGGCTGCGGTGTGAAAGTTCTTGGCAGCTATAAAGCGTTTTATGCCTAA
- a CDS encoding Rne/Rng family ribonuclease — MKTLLIQANLPEKRIALFENGKLADLKIVKSGQKGKAGSIFLGKVEKVVKGMQAAFIDIGLERNGFIRIEDLPDYRLSDQQKPISSYLHEGQKLLVQIKKEGDEWKGPALTANIEFPGSSLIYMPYGGKVTVSRKINETGAVKLKEWGSEILDNGEGVLLRTAAASLPADELKEELYRLRREFKELLPSPSSKAPAPLKEAGDLLETILTERSISAYSDIHCDDVYLAENLRERLPDECETNVHHSKEGAEIFETLDAEIHKLQKKAVWLKNGAYLLIEKTEALHVIDVNSGKFTGKDSQRQTILDTNKEAALEAARQIRLRNLNGIILIDFIDMKDTSDQARILQVMQKQVERDRIQTRIIGFTELNLLQITRKKTSEDLDTLLTEPCRVCNGKGRVDSAETVALRLERELRQYRYMEDEAIWVHAEQGVMAILDRSVRDLEKELHFRIFITAGDWEKPGYELRHIGDEKDIRERIPQQEKNIDK, encoded by the coding sequence TTGAAAACGCTACTTATTCAAGCCAATCTGCCTGAAAAGCGCATTGCTTTATTTGAGAATGGAAAACTGGCAGATTTAAAAATAGTAAAATCCGGTCAAAAAGGGAAAGCGGGCAGCATTTTTTTAGGGAAGGTTGAAAAAGTCGTTAAAGGGATGCAGGCGGCATTTATCGATATTGGACTCGAACGGAACGGGTTTATACGCATCGAGGATCTGCCTGATTACCGGCTTTCGGATCAGCAAAAGCCAATCTCCTCTTATTTGCATGAAGGCCAGAAGCTATTGGTCCAAATTAAAAAAGAAGGAGACGAGTGGAAGGGGCCAGCCCTTACCGCCAATATAGAATTTCCCGGGAGCTCGCTCATCTACATGCCCTATGGAGGAAAGGTTACGGTATCAAGGAAAATTAATGAAACCGGAGCCGTTAAGCTTAAAGAATGGGGCAGCGAAATACTTGATAATGGAGAAGGTGTATTGCTTCGCACGGCAGCAGCTTCCCTGCCGGCAGATGAACTTAAAGAGGAACTGTACAGGCTGAGAAGGGAATTCAAGGAGCTTCTTCCATCTCCTTCTTCTAAAGCTCCTGCACCGCTAAAGGAAGCTGGCGACTTGCTTGAAACGATATTAACTGAACGCTCCATTTCAGCCTATTCAGATATACACTGTGATGATGTGTATTTAGCGGAAAACCTGAGAGAGCGCCTTCCAGATGAGTGTGAGACAAACGTGCACCATTCAAAAGAAGGTGCTGAGATATTTGAAACGCTGGATGCGGAAATACATAAGCTTCAAAAGAAAGCGGTCTGGCTTAAAAATGGAGCCTATCTCCTTATTGAGAAAACCGAAGCGCTTCACGTTATTGATGTGAATTCCGGGAAGTTTACCGGAAAGGACTCGCAGCGCCAGACGATACTTGATACGAATAAGGAAGCCGCTCTTGAAGCGGCAAGGCAAATCCGCCTGAGGAATTTAAATGGAATTATCCTGATTGACTTTATTGATATGAAGGACACGTCTGACCAGGCTCGTATTTTGCAGGTGATGCAAAAGCAGGTTGAGCGGGATCGGATCCAAACCCGCATTATCGGCTTTACCGAGTTAAATCTTCTCCAGATTACGAGGAAGAAAACGAGTGAGGATCTTGATACTCTGTTAACAGAGCCTTGCCGCGTCTGCAATGGAAAAGGCAGAGTCGATTCTGCAGAAACCGTTGCCTTAAGGCTTGAAAGGGAACTGAGGCAATACCGGTACATGGAAGATGAAGCAATCTGGGTCCATGCGGAGCAGGGAGTAATGGCGATTTTGGATCGCAGCGTCCGGGATCTTGAAAAGGAGCTTCATTTTCGTATATTCATAACTGCCGGTGATTGGGAGAAGCCGGGATATGAGCTTAGGCATATCGGAGATGAAAAAGATATTCGGGAGCGAATCCCACAACAGGAAAAGAACATTGACAAATAG
- a CDS encoding ACT domain-containing protein, producing MKEETFFLVREDVLPEAMKKTLDVKKMMERGKAGSVAEAVQRVDLSRSAFYKYRDAVFPFHTVVKEKIITLFFQLEDRSGTLSELLGLVANAGCNILTIHQTIPLQGRANVTLSLNINGMNEDINHLISRFKKMEFVDKVEILGSGA from the coding sequence TTGAAAGAAGAAACTTTTTTTCTTGTCCGTGAGGATGTTCTTCCTGAAGCTATGAAAAAGACACTTGATGTGAAGAAGATGATGGAAAGAGGAAAGGCAGGATCGGTAGCGGAAGCCGTACAGCGGGTCGATCTTAGCCGAAGTGCATTCTATAAATACAGAGATGCCGTTTTTCCGTTTCACACCGTTGTAAAAGAAAAAATCATTACGCTCTTTTTTCAGCTTGAGGATCGATCCGGAACATTGTCAGAGCTTCTAGGCCTGGTAGCTAATGCGGGGTGCAACATCTTAACGATTCATCAAACCATTCCTCTTCAAGGCAGAGCCAACGTAACGCTTTCTTTGAATATTAATGGAATGAACGAAGATATCAATCATTTAATTTCTCGATTTAAGAAAATGGAGTTTGTCGATAAGGTAGAAATACTTGGATCAGGGGCTTAA
- the rpmA gene encoding 50S ribosomal protein L27 gives MFLKLDIQFFASKKGVGSTKNGRDSQSKRLGAKRADGQFVSGGSILYRQRGTKIYPGENVGRGGDDTLFAKVDGVVRFERLGRDRKKVSVYPAAQEA, from the coding sequence ATGTTCTTAAAATTGGATATTCAATTTTTCGCTTCCAAAAAGGGAGTAGGTTCCACAAAAAACGGCCGTGATTCACAATCGAAACGTCTTGGCGCTAAACGTGCTGATGGACAATTCGTAAGTGGCGGATCGATCCTTTACCGTCAGCGCGGTACAAAGATTTATCCGGGTGAAAACGTTGGCCGCGGCGGTGACGACACTCTATTTGCTAAAGTTGACGGCGTAGTTCGTTTCGAACGTTTAGGCCGCGACCGCAAAAAAGTGAGCGTGTACCCTGCAGCTCAAGAAGCTTAA
- the nadB gene encoding L-aspartate oxidase has product MRQTDVLIIGSGIAALAVAYYICEGLNVTIVTKGSVTDGNSSLAQGGIAAALSEKDSAKLHYEDTIQAGDGHTNPFAAKQLTEEGNKILLNLLREGLPADRAGDGSLKLGMEGAHRLNRIVHAGGDETGKAMVQFLAGRITGKVSIAEQTMVTELLIKENTCYGVHVLNPDGRTEAIYASAVVLAAGGCGTLYRHTSNHKNCTADGIALAYRGGAILADMEFVQFHPTMLYLEGAVKGLVSEAVRGEGAFLQNSAGDRIMENVHPLADLAPRDVVSREIFRRIQQGESIFLNIKSIPQFEKRFPGISKMCKKHGVRLQDGLIPVMPGMHFFMGGIKTDLNGRTSILRLYAAGEAACTGVHGANRLASNSLLEGLVFGKKIAEDVRTVQPPNSFPIFNPELPPKYTVTKKDAADMMDRFAGIERNEEGLRELINWFKAAKEKSEQADELSPDVFELANMMTAGELIAKAALQRTESRGCHFRSDFPLKEADWKRKELLWKTNKTALGVMV; this is encoded by the coding sequence ATGCGGCAGACAGACGTGCTGATTATTGGCAGCGGGATAGCAGCTTTGGCCGTTGCTTATTATATTTGTGAAGGATTGAACGTAACGATTGTTACGAAAGGATCTGTAACAGATGGGAATTCGTCCTTAGCCCAAGGCGGGATTGCCGCTGCACTTTCTGAAAAAGATTCCGCGAAACTCCATTATGAGGATACAATTCAAGCCGGTGACGGACATACAAACCCTTTTGCAGCGAAACAGCTTACAGAAGAAGGGAACAAGATTCTTTTAAACCTCCTTCGCGAAGGATTGCCAGCAGACAGAGCGGGGGACGGTTCCCTGAAGCTTGGGATGGAAGGAGCTCACAGATTAAACCGGATTGTACATGCAGGCGGCGACGAAACAGGAAAAGCAATGGTCCAGTTTCTTGCCGGACGTATAACTGGAAAGGTGAGCATCGCGGAACAAACGATGGTTACAGAACTGCTTATTAAAGAAAACACCTGCTATGGTGTGCACGTCCTTAATCCGGATGGAAGGACAGAAGCTATTTACGCTTCTGCTGTTGTACTGGCAGCTGGAGGCTGCGGAACCCTCTACCGGCATACTTCCAATCATAAAAATTGTACTGCGGATGGAATCGCCCTTGCCTATAGAGGAGGGGCCATACTTGCAGATATGGAGTTTGTCCAGTTTCATCCTACGATGCTCTATTTAGAGGGAGCGGTAAAAGGGCTTGTTTCGGAAGCTGTTCGCGGAGAAGGCGCTTTTCTGCAAAATTCTGCTGGAGACAGAATCATGGAGAACGTACATCCGCTGGCAGATCTTGCACCGAGAGACGTAGTTTCCAGAGAAATTTTCAGAAGAATCCAGCAGGGAGAATCCATATTTTTAAACATTAAAAGCATTCCTCAATTCGAAAAAAGGTTTCCTGGTATATCGAAAATGTGCAAGAAGCATGGCGTACGACTGCAGGACGGACTGATCCCTGTCATGCCAGGCATGCATTTTTTTATGGGTGGTATTAAGACCGATCTGAATGGCAGAACAAGCATCCTTAGGCTGTATGCAGCAGGTGAAGCGGCTTGCACAGGCGTTCATGGCGCAAACAGGCTTGCAAGCAATTCCCTTCTTGAAGGCCTGGTGTTTGGCAAAAAAATAGCAGAGGATGTAAGAACAGTCCAACCACCCAATTCTTTTCCAATCTTCAACCCGGAGCTGCCTCCCAAGTACACGGTTACAAAAAAGGATGCAGCTGATATGATGGACCGATTCGCCGGAATTGAACGAAATGAAGAGGGGCTAAGGGAGCTAATTAACTGGTTTAAAGCTGCTAAAGAAAAGAGCGAGCAGGCGGATGAGCTTTCACCAGATGTCTTTGAATTGGCGAACATGATGACGGCCGGTGAATTAATTGCCAAGGCTGCCTTGCAGCGGACAGAAAGCAGGGGCTGTCATTTCAGGTCAGACTTTCCATTAAAAGAAGCGGATTGGAAACGAAAAGAACTGCTATGGAAAACGAATAAAACAGCTTTAGGAGTGATGGTGTGA
- a CDS encoding ribosomal-processing cysteine protease Prp translates to MINVTVNRSAGGAIQSFSMSGHAQFDETGKDLVCAGASCVVFGAINAVHELAGIEPILEMDQKQGRIIFEWPDAVSEEAIQKGQLLIEGMVVSIKTIEEQYGEYIRVTILEK, encoded by the coding sequence ATGATAAACGTTACGGTAAACCGATCTGCAGGGGGAGCAATTCAGTCCTTCTCTATGTCGGGGCACGCTCAATTTGATGAAACTGGAAAAGATCTTGTATGTGCAGGCGCATCCTGTGTGGTGTTTGGAGCGATTAACGCGGTCCATGAACTCGCAGGCATCGAGCCTATACTGGAAATGGACCAGAAGCAGGGACGTATTATTTTTGAATGGCCAGATGCTGTTTCAGAGGAAGCCATTCAAAAAGGACAGCTGCTCATCGAAGGAATGGTCGTATCCATTAAGACCATAGAAGAACAATACGGAGAATACATCCGTGTGACCATTTTAGAAAAGTAG
- a CDS encoding M50 family metallopeptidase, producing the protein MIKYGSLLRKIHIHPLLWVVMAISAATAQFKTLAILLAIVLVHELGHAACALYFSWRVKSIVLLPFGGAAEMEEHGNRSIKEELAVVLAGPLQHFLMQGGAWLLLSGGLLSAGDFSLFTYYNLSILLFNLLPIWPLDGGKLLFIAFSLFKPFPAAHKWMLAFSICALVLYLAAVLIFFPFQLNLWMITIFLCFSLYTEFKQRRFVHLRFLMDRYYGSQKSIQKLVPLEVESEENILTVMSRFKRGCKHPIIVYRQGTKWSELDENELLHAFFSEKRTNSKVEELVYAY; encoded by the coding sequence TTGATTAAATACGGATCTCTTTTAAGAAAAATTCACATTCACCCTCTTCTGTGGGTAGTAATGGCCATCAGTGCGGCTACCGCTCAATTTAAAACGCTGGCTATATTGCTTGCCATTGTTCTTGTTCATGAGCTTGGCCATGCTGCATGTGCCCTATATTTTTCATGGAGAGTTAAATCCATCGTGCTTCTTCCATTCGGAGGTGCGGCTGAAATGGAGGAGCATGGGAACCGTTCAATAAAAGAAGAACTGGCGGTTGTGCTTGCCGGACCGCTGCAGCATTTTCTCATGCAGGGGGGAGCCTGGCTTCTCTTGAGCGGAGGGCTTTTATCTGCCGGTGATTTCTCCCTGTTTACTTACTATAATCTTTCTATTTTGCTTTTTAATTTGCTTCCTATTTGGCCGCTTGACGGGGGGAAACTATTATTTATAGCTTTTTCGCTGTTTAAGCCGTTCCCTGCAGCCCATAAGTGGATGCTGGCTTTTTCGATATGCGCTCTCGTTTTATATTTGGCCGCGGTCCTGATATTTTTCCCATTTCAGCTGAATTTATGGATGATCACAATCTTTTTATGTTTTAGCCTGTATACAGAATTTAAGCAGCGCCGTTTTGTTCACCTGAGATTTCTAATGGACAGGTATTATGGCAGCCAAAAATCCATACAAAAGTTAGTTCCTCTTGAAGTGGAATCAGAAGAAAATATTTTGACGGTCATGTCCAGGTTTAAGAGAGGCTGCAAGCATCCAATCATCGTTTACAGGCAGGGGACTAAATGGTCTGAGCTGGATGAGAATGAATTGCTTCACGCTTTTTTTTCTGAGAAAAGAACAAATTCCAAGGTGGAGGAGCTTGTTTATGCGTATTGA